Genomic window (Tribolium castaneum strain GA2 chromosome 2, icTriCast1.1, whole genome shotgun sequence):
catggaaggaacaacaacaacaacaactttttttgcattatattttaaacaaataacaaaataaacttggtgcgcaacagacaagttaggcaaacaacattacaaaaataaaaaactacatatactaggttttttttccttatcgataaaataatgactttcctttattagttattagtgacaagcgcgatgattttctgatattttgcttaactcaatacagcatgtattgtatatatacttcatgtattcacaattgcacatttcaaaaatcatatattcaaaatttcacaaccccaaaaaccaaaaatttcacaaccccaaaaagctactactactactactacttgttttcttggttgcatattcgcaaacgggcggggggtgtgtttaaaaaaaaaaatggaggccagcgccatctttgattgacggctgcgctgacggcagcgccatctagcgaaaagtttgcagaccgtggcgccatctaacgtgagaatttaggcggaatttgtgacgacatcggcgctaccaacattacacccaatattaatttttaaataaattaaaattttggcgccattttttttaacaaacaaacatggccgactaatttcaaatattaattttgaaataatttaaatttggcgccaatttaccattaaacaaaaatgaccgccgccgactttcaaacttccaagatggcgacgattattattattattattattattatactacataaatatatttgcatcatcacaaatggcgtcagtcggccgcaggccggctgaccagctggtcgcaggccagcgagctgcgattacgcgcttgcgtctgcggctgactgacacaattttcacacatgcgcagtagagggaggtggaggtggtttttgaaccggctatctctatctactagcattatttataaactttttaacGATATGAGGTTTGTTCagcaaattataaatatttcataaagcattcaattttgttttctttttttatttattttattattaattcttaagtaaaatttatttatgtatcaagtaataattagattactaacttaattagtcacattagtacatatcacaaaataaattactatttgACTTTTCAGTCTtggataacaaatttttttgtaataattttttttttaaaatctcaaaaaatatttataaattttttatgcaaactttataatattaaaaaggttatcaaaaatgctatctATTCGTGTGAAAGCATATAtggtgtttgaaaaaaatgaattattcaacGAACAAAcgttttgcgttttggcacaccctgtatctGCGTGTTGCAAGTAAATGTACACTATTTGCTAAACTCCAgatattctgagtttttctacgaaaaatttgtcaaaaaatattcctTGGCGACTTCAttgcgatttttcaaaaattgttttttttataacgaaaagtgaTTTTTTCCGAAATGAAAAGAAATAGACATCTATTAGTTTATACAAAGTTGCATTAcctttttgtgcaaaaatatataaggtgttgcatttaaagaaatataactttggttaaCCACTTTGTACAGAACACTCTGTGTAtataatacaaatatttttactatgtGTACTTTAAATTGTGTCATCGTATAATAAAAACGGCgtggcaatattttaaatagagaaaaaattatagaccgattacataTCTCTGGGTATTTTACTCTTTGTTATTAGTAATGTCAACTAACTCAAGTATTTCTGTGTGATACAGTATACATTGTCTCAATTTTCTTCGTTGAAGTTCGTTATACTCTAAATCAAAACATTTCACAATCATTAATTTCAAATGATCGATTCTTAAGATAATATGATGTGCCATTTCTGTCGCATGATACGATATCATTAAACCAACTTTGATAACCATCTGCGAGCAAATCAagacatacaaaaaaatggcacaatAAACTAGGGAATTGTTGTTCAAACTTATCGGTATCCAAAGTGGTGACATTAAACCACAAACTTCATTAAAGTCTTTCCCTGTCATATTTTCACACTCTCCTTTCTCAATAAATCgcataaaattataaacaactCCAGCTACAGTCACATAAGCGAAGAGAAATTTCGAATAGAAACCCAACTTCGTTTCGACATTTTCATAACCAGGTGGGACTccaaatttgtcaaaatttgataaatcCCGAAGTAGTAATGCAATTTTGTGTTGGTTTTTAACATAGTTGAAGGTGATGTAATAAAGACCgcaaaaaacaacaatgtacGCAACATCTTCGCTAACATGTAAATCAAGATGACCtgaaaattagttaaaatatttgaagcaAATTCATCGTAATATAATACTTCGTGTTGACATAATTATGTGCATAATGATGCAAAAAAACCAAACACTTGTTGTCAACATTAAGGTCAAGACTCTGAAATAGTACCATTTGCCAGAATTCATTTCATAATTATCAGAGGGCCATATTTGGCTATACTGAAGTATTTTTCGTGTTACACGACATATTCGTATTTCACCGACTGACATTTTTTTAGCAATTTGAAAGAAAACACTagtgaaaaatgttttatatcaATTAGAGTTTAATAGAACGCAAGACAATTTTCTGGGAAAACTGGAGATGGTTGTGTTACcgtattattttagaattatttcgtaattattaattatgactAGACGtgcttattttatttgtttttttttattaagtaaatcgcaaagttgtaatttttattcccAACATAGTATTAGggaattaattatttagtgTGACGCAAAGTGGAGGTAAAAATGATACTAAGTAAATTTACTTCTTTACTAACCATAAAAGGGGCATATTTAAAGAGTTCTTGAGAAATTtgtatattaaaaagtcaCAATAAAAACTTATCTTGTGATGTATCAACGCCTTTACAAGCCTCTTGAGTttctaaaaaaagcaaaaaagtcaattgtttcaattttttaattttaattttttcgttttacgtcaagatttttgtcgatttttgatacccggaacttttatcgagcaataactatAGAataccctatgaagtgtattatcaaATTATCGTTacaaagcttttttaattatttatctttttatcttttcaaaaaaatcagtgtttttcgattaatagttttcgacaaaattgtaaataacaaaac
Coding sequences:
- the LOC107398582 gene encoding uncharacterized protein LOC107398582, whose amino-acid sequence is MSVGEIRICRVTRKILQYSQIWPSDNYEMNSGKWYYFRVLTLMLTTSVWFFCIIMHIIMSTRSHLDLHVSEDVAYIVVFCGLYYITFNYVKNQHKIALLLRDLSNFDKFGVPPGYENVETKLGFYSKFLFAYVTVAGVVYNFMRFIEKGECENMTGKDFNEVCGLMSPLWIPISLNNNSLVYCAIFLYVLICSQMVIKVGLMISYHATEMAHHIILRIDHLKLMIVKCFDLEYNELQRRKLRQCILYHTEILDFASRLDECFSTGMFTHIFMTGAIFACIEKQFIDILQSESIPESIWFSQWYKADKELRKDLLFMLMRCQKSLKIRAGPFGVLSYPLLVSVLKMSYSMLCMLTS